One region of Lampris incognitus isolate fLamInc1 chromosome 4, fLamInc1.hap2, whole genome shotgun sequence genomic DNA includes:
- the fth1a gene encoding ferritin, heavy polypeptide 1a, which produces MTSQVRQNYHQDCEAAINRQINLELYASYVYLSMSYYFDRDDQALHNFAQFFRKQSHEEREHAEKLMKLQNQRGGRIFLQDIRKPERDEWGSGVEALDCALQLEKSVNQSLLDLHKVAADHNDPHMCDFIETHFLDEQVKSIKELADWVTNLRHMGAPQNGMAEYLFDKHTLGKESS; this is translated from the exons ATGACGTCCCAGGTGAGACAAAACTACCACCAGGACTGCGAGGCTGCAATCAACAGGCAGATCAACCTGGAGCTCTACGCCTCCTACGTCTACCTGTCCATG TCATATTACTTTGACCGTGATGACCAGGCATTGCACAACTTTGCCCAGTTCTTCCGTAAGCAGTCCCATGAGGAGCGTGAGCACGCTGAGAAACTGATGAAACTTCAGAATCAGAGGGGTGGAAGAATTTTCCTACAAGACATCAGG AAACCAGAGAGGGACGAGTGGGGCAGTGGTGTGGAGGCTCTAGACTGTGCCCTACAGTTGGAAAAGAGCGTCAACCAGTCATTGCTGGACTTGCACAAGGTCGCCGCTGACCACAACGATCCACAT ATGTGCGATTTCATCGAGACACACTTCCTGGACGAACAGGTGAAGTCCATCAAGGAGTTGGCAGATTGGGTGACAAACCTGCGCCACATGGGTGCCCCACAGAACGGCATGGCCGAGTACCTGTTCGACAAACATACCCTGGGCAAGGAGAGCAGTTAG
- the rplp2l gene encoding ribosomal protein, large P2, like — protein MRYVAAYLLAALGGNENPKASDIKKILDSVGIEADETRMGKVIAELDGKDVNEVISKGYGKLASMPAGGAVAVASSAASGSGGAAAPAAVEEKKEEKKEESEESDDDMGFGLFD, from the exons ATGCGTTACGTTGCCGCTTACCTGCTTGCTGCCCTTGGTGGCAATGAAAACCCCAAGGCCAGTGACATCAAGAAGATCCTGGATAGTGTTGGCATCGAGGCCGATGAGACCCGCATGGGGAAG GTCATCGCCGAACTCGACGGCAAGGATGTGAACGAAGTGATCTCCAAAG gTTATGGTAAGCTGGCCAGCATGCCAGCAGGCGGTGCCGTTGCAGTTGCCAGCTCTGCAGCTAGTGGCTCAGGTGGAGCCGCTGCTCCTGCTGCAG ttgaggagaagaaggaggagaagaaagaggagTCCGAGGAGTCGGACGACGACATGGGATTCGGACTCTTTGATTAA